A window of the Arachis duranensis cultivar V14167 chromosome 5, aradu.V14167.gnm2.J7QH, whole genome shotgun sequence genome harbors these coding sequences:
- the LOC107488526 gene encoding probable membrane-associated kinase regulator 1, producing the protein MASGRRRALKDSSSTKSKSKSYTLPSSPSHSFSSSSSSDFEFTISISPRKSSAALCPADELFYKGQLLPLHLSPRISMVRTLLLSSPSSSSSAAARDSTGSTTSTNSSSSSSFASDLALFPDCDSSRPSSVTDDDELKRLHNPSKEYPHSQIKKNHPNRYFSFSRFSSVFRKDTTTTTTNKVCETEHHHHVAASSSSSSVKRMSATARDVIRKYLKKVKPLYEKLSQKQQRTGELLAEGGGASVNATTTTSSRTVLSLLTTLTERSKTEGGCSGKRGMKENVSGVLSHSFSGNLRYPRKRRSCVSSCPSSMRSSPSHSGVLSQGGARAGMHFGDSSSMEELQSAIQGAITHCKNSLMQNKLDTGAAQ; encoded by the coding sequence ATGGCAAGTGGGAGGAGGAGAGCACTCAAAGACTCCTCCTCAACCAAGTCAAAGTCAAAGTCATACACACTTCCCTCCTCACCCTCCCATTcattctcttcctcctcctcctccgaCTTCGAGTTCACCATCTCCATCTCCCCGCGCAAATCCTCCGCCGCACTTTGCCCTGCCGATGAGCTATTCTACAAGGGCCAGCTCCTCCCTCTCCACCTCTCCCCTCGCATCTCCATGGTCCGCACTCTCCTCCTCTCTtctccctcctcctcctcctctgccGCCGCCCGCGACTCCACCGGCAGCACCACCAGCACcaactcctcctcctcctcctcctttgccAGCGACCTCGCCCTCTTCCCCGACTGCGACTCCTCCCGCCCTAGCTCCGTGACCGACGACGACGAGCTCAAGCGTCTCCATAACCCTTCCAAGGAGTATCCTCACTCCCaaatcaagaagaaccaccctAATAGATACTTCTCCTTCTCAAGATTCTCCTCTGTTTTCCGCAAggacaccaccaccaccaccaccaacaaagTGTGCGAGACGGAGCATCACCACCATGtggctgcttcttcttcttcctcctccgtGAAGCGAATGAGCGCCACTGCCAGAGATGTCATAAGGAAGTACTTGAAGAAGGTGAAGCCTCTTTACGAGAAGCTTTCGCAGAAGCAACAGAGAACCGGGGAGTTGTTGGCGGAGGGCGGTGGTGCGAGTGTGAATGCAACCACGACGACGTCTTCGCGCACGGTGTTGTCTCTGTTAACGACTCTAACAGAGAGATCCAAAACAGAGGGTGGTTGCAGTGGGAAGAGAGGGATGAAGGAGAACGTTTCTGGTGTTCTGTCTCATTCTTTCTCCGGGAACCTCAGGTACCCTCGGAAGAGGAGAAGCTGCGTCTCCAGTTGCCCTTCTTCCATGAGATCGTCGCCCAGTCATTCCGGCGTGCTCTCTCAGGGCGGCGCCAGAGCAGGGATGCATTTCGGGGattcttcttccatggaagaGTTGCAGAGCGCAATCCAAGGCGCAATCACACATTGCAAGAACTCTTTGATGCAGAACAAGCTTGACACTGGTGCAGCTCAGTAA
- the LOC107488504 gene encoding protein FAR1-RELATED SEQUENCE 5-like — MELKLKPYTGVENNWDDVKNDSDNDLGDDFDYQPNVEDDAKDNNVDSLDSTSKSEEVCGVKRIADLMVEDVWNLEFRTEDKTCQFYNAYSCWHGFVMKKDDVVRDNQGRIIIRQLVCNKEDWRNMRYLDLDDRSREARSLTRTKCPIRLRVKLDYDCGRWRVSCFVESHNHDLTQPPICASGFGQLSSHCH, encoded by the exons ATGGAATTGAAATTAAAACCTTATACTGGGGTTGAAAACAATTGG GATGATGTGAAGAATGATTCTGATAATGATTTGGGTGATGATTTCGATTATCAACCGAATGTAGAAGATGATGCTAAAGACAACAATGTAGATTCGCTGGATTCTACTAGCAAGAGTGAAGAAGTTTGTGGTGTAAAAAGAATAGCAGATTTAATGGTGGAGGATGTTTGGAACCTGGAGTTTAGGACAGAGGATAAGACCTGCCAATTTTATAACGCTTATTCTTGTTGGCATGGATTTGTAATGAAGAAGGACGACGTGGTTAGGGATAATCAAGGTAGAATCATTATTAGGCAACTTGTTTGCAACAAAGAGGATTGGAGGAATATGAGGTATCTTGATCTGGATGATAGATCAAGGGAGGCAAGGTCACTAACGCGAACCAAGTGTCCAATTCGGCTTAGGGTAAAGCTTGACTATGACTGCGGTAGATGGAGGGTATCATGTTTTGTGGAATCTCACAACCACGATCTGACGCAACCCCCAATTTGCGCATCTGGTTTTGGCCAATTGTCGTCTCACTGTCACTGA
- the LOC107488502 gene encoding protein FAR1-RELATED SEQUENCE 5-like, whose product MGYIAFQKSGYRHAGFTRKDLYNHIDRYHRSKVKNGDTNAAINYLIGKSNNDLLFFGKYTFTSDERLEHIFREDGQSIIDYHCFIDIVAFNSTYKKNKYNKPLVIFSGCNHHGQTVIFGSGLLSDETTETYKWLLETFAETMGGKSPKAVITDGDLTMQDAIKNVLPDATHRLCEWHLQRNACENIKNPNFLHYFKGLIYDNNDHRDFDRRWTAILDKHNLVGSTWMEKTYETRAMWSHCFLRDKFFGYIRTTSQCEGINSLIKFYVNHKNTLIDFMHNLDRALKEYKNNKLIVDFKSQCSEPVMITSLEVYERSASCYTLIHNQNSTGMIVN is encoded by the coding sequence ATGGGGTATATTGCATTCCAGAAGAGTGGATATCGTCATGCTGGCTTCACACGCAAAGATTTATACAACCACATTGATCGTTATCATCGGTCAAAAGTTAAAAACGGGGATACCAATGCGGCAATAAACTATTTGATTGGCAAGTCAAACAACGATTTGCTGTTCTTTGGAAAGTATACGTTCACTAGTGATGAAAGGCTCGAGCATATTTTTCGGGAAGATGGGCAGTCAATTATCGACTATCACTGCTTTATAGATATTGTTGCCTTTAATTCAACCTACAAGAAGAATAAATACAACAAGCCTTTGGTCATTTTCTCCGGATGCAATCATCACGGGCAGACTGTTATCTTTGGCTCCGGCCTACTATCCGATGAAACCACAGAGACGTATAAGTGGTTGTTGGAAACCTTTGCTGAAACGATGGGTGGAAAAAGTCCTAAAGCAGTAATAACTGACGGAGACCTTACCATGCAAGATGCAATCAAGAATGTTCTTCCTGATGCGACCCATCGGTTATGCGAATGGCATCTGCAGAGAAATGCATGTGAAAATATAAAGAATCCTAATTTTCTGCATTATTTTAAGGGTCTTATATACGATAACAACGACCACAGAGACTTTGATCGGAGATGGACAGCCATTTTGGATAAGCACAACCTTGTTGGGAGTACCTGGATGGAAAAGACGTACGAAACTCGAGCGATGTGGTCCCATTGTTTCCTCCGGGATAAGTTTTTCGGTTACATAAGGACGACATCACAGTGCGAAGGTATAAATTCTCTCATCAAATTTTATGTTAATCACAAGAACACCCTCATTGACTTCATGCATAACCTGGATAGGGCCTTAAAGGAGTataaaaacaacaaattaaTAGTTGACTTTAAGTCTCAGTGCTCAGAGCCAGTGATGATTACCTCGTTGGAGGTATATGAAAGATCTGCATCATGTTACACCTTAATACATAACCAAAACTCAACCGGGATGATCGTGAATTGA
- the LOC107488501 gene encoding uncharacterized protein LOC107488501, with translation MSTVFGSFCTIKTPIPHLLLMVLKTGPDRPVQPEKPGTGHLTGPGNTNNRLAKNRDLHAAAYFLNPDYFYSEGFVEKANILRSLLDLFDIETLCDDSVAAMQEIQLYRDRKGSFGRESALKAIKRLEPGEWWRLHGGSAPNLQKMAIRLLHQTSSSSGCERNWSLFEQIHSKKRNRLEHQRLSDIVYVTYNLRLQSRMHRKKKNYDPIDIQSIDTVDFWVMPDEGDPEFTNGDIEGIENLIYTDNAMPSYPTDGGDVELDVDFPNVANSSNTASFGGTSDDGGFGLPVYDGDVGTLNDNYDF, from the exons ATGAGTACTGTGTTTGGTTCATTCTGCACTATCAAAACTCCTATTCCTCACCTTCTACtcatggttctgaaaaccggaccggaccggccggttcaaccGGAAAAACCGGGAACCGGTCACCTAACCGGTCCGGGTAACACTAATAACCGCTTGGCAAAAAACCGTGACCTCCATGCAGCAGCATACTTTTTGAATCCAGATTACTTCTATAGTGAGGGGTTTGTTGAGAAGGCAAATATCTTGAGGTCTTTGCttgatttatttgatattgaaaCTCTTTGCGATGACTCGGTTGCGGCAATGCAAGAGATACAGTTGTATCGAGATCGAAAAGGAAGTTTTGGAAGGGAAAGTGCATTGAAAGCAATTAAGAGACTTGAACCTG GTGAATGGTGGAGGCTACATGGTGGGAGTGCTCCTAACTTGCAAAAAATGGCAAttcgtcttcttcatcaaacatcTTCATCATCCGGCTGCGAGAGGAACTGGAGCCTCTTTGAACAAATCCATTCAAAGAAGAGGAACCGATTAGAGCATCAAAGGCTAAGTGACATTGTTTATGTCACTTATAATCTACGCCTTCAATCTAGAATGCATCGCAAGAAGAAGAATTATGATCCAATTGACATTCAAAGCATTGACACAGTAGATTTTTGGGTAATGCCGGATGAAGGTGATCCTGAATTTACTAATGGAGACATCGAAGgcattgaaaatttaatttatacggATAATGCTATGCCTTCATATCCTACAG atggaGGTGATGTGGAACTTGATGTGGATTTCCCTAATGTTGCTAATTCTTCAAATACAGCTTCTTTTGGTGGTACTTCTGATGATGGTGGCTTTGGATTACCTGTTTATGATGGAGATGTTGGAACActtaatgataattatgatttttga